One genomic window of Candidatus Nitrospira nitrosa includes the following:
- a CDS encoding outer membrane lipoprotein-sorting protein, whose protein sequence is MRSHMQNFFIGLFFLISMSAGDVAAESLLAGEEVARRINARNEGEVVSRFITMAMTDRSGTERVRETKSLRKYFGKEKRTIIFYLSPSNIKDTAFLTYDYPEADRDDDQWLYLPAARKVRRISASDRGDYFLGTDFTYEDIRKETKVGIEDYSWKTLGEETIDGHRCLLVEEIPVNDKTAQELGYSKVQSWIDAGIWMVRQAKYWDVAGNPLKTLQVREITLIQDIWTAHQLALENHKTGHKTVFTFKDVNYGQNVKDEMFTEEALRRGY, encoded by the coding sequence ATGCGATCACACATGCAGAACTTCTTTATTGGGCTCTTTTTCTTGATTTCCATGTCCGCAGGCGATGTTGCCGCGGAATCCTTACTGGCCGGCGAAGAAGTCGCTCGACGCATTAATGCGCGTAACGAAGGTGAGGTCGTCTCACGTTTTATTACGATGGCAATGACGGACCGCAGCGGCACCGAACGAGTGCGGGAAACGAAGAGCCTCCGAAAGTATTTTGGAAAAGAGAAACGAACGATCATTTTCTATTTGAGTCCTTCAAATATTAAAGATACGGCATTTTTGACCTACGATTACCCGGAAGCCGATCGAGACGATGATCAATGGTTGTACTTGCCCGCAGCCAGAAAAGTGCGCCGTATTTCCGCGTCCGATCGAGGGGACTACTTCCTCGGGACGGACTTTACGTATGAAGACATTCGCAAGGAGACCAAAGTTGGGATTGAAGATTACTCGTGGAAAACTCTCGGCGAGGAGACCATCGATGGGCATCGGTGCCTTCTCGTCGAGGAGATTCCTGTGAATGACAAAACGGCCCAGGAATTGGGCTATAGCAAAGTGCAGTCCTGGATTGATGCCGGAATCTGGATGGTCCGTCAAGCCAAGTACTGGGATGTGGCGGGTAATCCGTTGAAGACCCTCCAGGTCAGGGAGATCACATTGATCCAGGATATCTGGACAGCCCATCAACTAGCTCTAGAAAACCACAAGACCGGCCACAAGACGGTGTTTACCTTCAAAGATGTGAACTATGGGCAAAATGTCAAGGATGAAATGTTCACGGAAGAAGCCTTGCGACGCGGATATTAA
- a CDS encoding efflux RND transporter permease subunit: protein MSQIGHGRAEQFFWWVTAHSKALVLAGVILIGSLAAFIPQLTMDTSADSFIAKDNPARVYRDQVKQVFGLSDPFVIAVINRGATGVFNPDTLQLVQWLTDRVKTIPNVDPDRVMSLATENNIVGTDDGMQVKKFFQPPPVTQSQADTIRAAIADFPLYQGSLVARDATATLVTAEVLDEMKNEATYQAFMSLVQEVPQLPEVELHVAGEGAVSGYLFNYIDHDAKRINPVVAIVITIVLFIAFRTVRGMLLPNLVVLGTAAAAFGTMAAGGVPFYVITNGLLSILIGMAVAEPIHLLTHYYQVGRAHPHLTHQEMIIRTMSDVWKPLTMTILTTVVGFISLYASGGMPPMQYFGLFASIGIIGAWCYGLVFIPAALMLVPFKPSPAIKGDQTIDRYAQFVTALGRFAIRRPRFILSVALVVAVLGMIGAFRLIIEEATIENFQHDEPIYRADKVINQVMDGTNYLDIVVETPTAEGLFNPDALHRMEALQRFVETLPGVGGTTSVVDYVKQMNRSINENRKDAYRIPDNRDLVAQLFLLYSASADPTDFQQEIDYEYRRANIRASIKTSHYVNNRAVIEQVEQYLLKQFNNNEVVGHLSGRVNVNHHWLETIASTHFVSEGIALVISWLMASWLFRSLGAGLFTLVPVFASVLLVYGIMGFGGIWLAVGTSMFAAIATGLAIDFGQHTTQRIRELMRSGTGTFEERMVHFFPSTGRALFFNFLAMSLGFGTLMISAVPPLIRFGSLVAVAMAVSFLASITVMPALATMFRPRFLGFATSDQETAQAVQLNPVLSVSTMKEGR, encoded by the coding sequence ATGAGTCAGATAGGTCATGGCAGAGCCGAGCAGTTTTTCTGGTGGGTCACTGCGCACTCCAAGGCGCTTGTTCTAGCGGGAGTCATATTAATAGGGAGCCTAGCCGCATTCATCCCGCAGCTGACCATGGATACCTCAGCTGATTCCTTCATTGCCAAGGATAACCCCGCCCGCGTCTATCGAGATCAAGTCAAACAAGTCTTCGGCTTATCGGATCCGTTTGTGATCGCGGTTATCAATCGTGGTGCCACAGGCGTCTTTAATCCCGACACGTTGCAATTGGTGCAGTGGCTGACAGATCGAGTCAAAACCATTCCCAACGTCGACCCTGATCGAGTGATGAGTCTGGCAACGGAGAACAATATTGTCGGCACTGATGACGGCATGCAGGTGAAGAAATTCTTCCAGCCGCCGCCCGTGACGCAGAGTCAGGCCGATACGATTCGTGCAGCGATCGCTGATTTTCCGCTCTACCAGGGCAGTCTGGTGGCACGTGATGCGACGGCGACCTTGGTTACGGCTGAAGTTCTTGACGAGATGAAGAACGAGGCAACGTATCAGGCCTTCATGAGCCTGGTCCAAGAGGTCCCGCAGCTGCCAGAGGTCGAGCTCCATGTGGCTGGCGAAGGGGCAGTCTCTGGCTATCTCTTTAACTACATTGATCATGATGCGAAGCGAATTAATCCGGTTGTTGCGATTGTCATCACGATTGTCCTCTTCATCGCATTTCGGACGGTGCGCGGGATGCTGCTACCGAATTTGGTCGTGCTCGGCACGGCGGCGGCGGCCTTTGGAACCATGGCCGCGGGCGGCGTTCCATTCTATGTAATTACCAACGGTCTCCTTTCCATTTTGATTGGGATGGCAGTCGCAGAACCCATCCATCTCCTCACACACTATTATCAAGTGGGTCGTGCTCATCCTCATCTCACACATCAGGAAATGATTATTCGCACCATGAGCGACGTCTGGAAGCCTCTGACGATGACTATTCTCACCACAGTGGTTGGCTTCATTTCGCTCTATGCCTCCGGCGGGATGCCGCCAATGCAGTATTTTGGTCTCTTTGCGTCCATTGGGATTATAGGAGCCTGGTGTTATGGCCTGGTATTTATTCCGGCCGCATTGATGTTGGTGCCATTCAAGCCGTCTCCCGCGATCAAAGGCGACCAGACGATTGACCGTTATGCTCAATTCGTGACGGCATTGGGCCGCTTTGCGATTCGTCGACCAAGGTTCATTCTCAGCGTGGCACTCGTCGTTGCCGTATTGGGGATGATCGGTGCGTTTCGGCTCATCATCGAGGAGGCGACGATCGAAAACTTTCAGCATGATGAACCCATTTATCGCGCGGACAAAGTGATCAACCAGGTGATGGACGGGACCAATTACCTGGATATTGTGGTGGAGACTCCGACAGCTGAGGGCCTGTTCAACCCGGATGCACTTCACCGTATGGAGGCCCTCCAGAGATTTGTCGAGACGTTGCCTGGCGTGGGTGGGACGACGTCGGTGGTCGACTACGTGAAGCAGATGAATCGGTCGATTAACGAAAACCGCAAGGACGCGTATCGCATTCCCGATAACCGAGACCTGGTGGCGCAACTCTTTCTGCTCTACTCCGCCTCCGCCGATCCGACGGATTTCCAGCAGGAAATTGATTACGAATATCGACGGGCCAATATTCGCGCCAGTATCAAAACGTCCCATTACGTGAACAACCGGGCGGTAATTGAACAGGTCGAACAGTATCTCCTCAAGCAATTCAACAACAATGAGGTCGTGGGCCATTTGAGCGGACGAGTGAATGTCAATCATCACTGGTTAGAGACCATCGCCTCCACCCATTTCGTCAGTGAAGGGATCGCCTTGGTCATTAGCTGGCTCATGGCGTCCTGGCTGTTTCGTTCACTCGGTGCTGGACTCTTTACGCTGGTGCCGGTGTTTGCCTCCGTTCTTCTCGTGTACGGCATCATGGGATTCGGTGGGATTTGGCTTGCTGTCGGGACCTCCATGTTTGCGGCCATTGCGACTGGTTTGGCGATCGATTTTGGTCAGCATACGACCCAGCGGATTCGTGAGCTCATGCGATCGGGTACCGGCACGTTTGAGGAACGGATGGTGCACTTTTTCCCGTCTACAGGGCGGGCGCTGTTTTTCAACTTCCTGGCCATGAGCTTGGGGTTCGGCACCCTCATGATCAGTGCGGTGCCGCCACTGATCCGTTTCGGCAGTTTGGTGGCGGTGGCCATGGCCGTGAGCTTTCTCGCCAGTATTACGGTTATGCCGGCACTGGCGACGATGTTTCGTCCGCGCTTTCTTGGGTTTGCGACCTCCGATCAGGAAACAGCTCAGGCAGTGCAACTTAACCCGGTCTTATCCGTGTCTACCATGAAGGAAGGAAGGTAA
- a CDS encoding MarR family winged helix-turn-helix transcriptional regulator codes for MKSQCPEEFSECADCACFNVRKAARAITRFYDAVLEPSGIQGTQFSLLTVAHLAGELPITETADRLGVDRTTLTRNLRVLETRGFIVVGPGKDGRTKSIQLTDAGRDTLMKALPYWKKAQETVVHDLGHARFKTLMKELSAIRSLSKQSI; via the coding sequence ATGAAGTCGCAATGCCCAGAAGAATTTAGCGAATGTGCTGATTGCGCATGTTTTAACGTGCGAAAAGCCGCGCGTGCGATCACCCGATTCTATGACGCTGTCCTCGAACCTTCCGGAATACAGGGAACACAATTTTCCTTGTTAACAGTTGCTCACCTCGCAGGTGAGTTGCCAATCACGGAAACGGCAGATCGTCTTGGTGTAGACAGAACGACGTTAACCCGGAACCTGAGAGTGCTCGAAACTCGAGGGTTCATTGTAGTCGGACCTGGTAAAGATGGACGTACGAAATCGATTCAGTTGACCGATGCGGGTCGAGATACGCTGATGAAGGCGTTGCCCTATTGGAAGAAGGCACAGGAAACAGTCGTTCATGATCTTGGACATGCGCGTTTCAAAACCCTGATGAAAGAATTGTCTGCAATTCGGTCGCTCAGCAAACAATCAATCTAA
- a CDS encoding bifunctional SulP family inorganic anion transporter/carbonic anhydrase: MSSTVSTVLADAKAGLVVFVVALPLCLGIALASGAPLMSGLVAGIVGGTVVGLLSGSHTSVSGPAAGLSAVVASQILSLGSFSAFLMALILAGMIQISLGVARGGFISEFFPSSVIKGLLAAIGVIIILKQIPHLVGHDADPEGDLSFSQPDLETTFSELFRMFGYFQLGAAVVGLLSVALLLLWDNWKPLKTSLFPAPVAVVLFGIGGGLWFEHLGEPWIIKPSHLVQVPVAGNLAELFGLLPRPDFSQWMNPAVYTAGMTLALVASLETLLNLKAVDRIDPRQGTSPPNQELCAQGIGNVVCGLIGGLPITSVIIRSSVNVNADGQTKLAAIIHGILLLASVPLIPTWLNTIPLSCLAAILLVTGIKLASPALIKQMWSEGRYQFIPFAATVTAIVFTDLLIGIVIGLIVAIGFILNSNMRRPVHRLVERHLGGDVVHIELANQVSVLNRAALAKALNDVSRNGRVLLDARSTDYIDPDVLDLIRDFKDQAGPAHGVEVSLVGFRSEYHFEDQIHYVDYSTRELQQAITPQQVLQILKDGHERARTGRRLTRDYSRQVQATAAAQHPLAVALSCIDSRTPVELIFDLGMGDIFSIRVAGNITSREVLASAEYGCAVAGAKLMIVIGHTGCGAVSAAVKLIGSHLTVANATGCQHLDAIVSEIQRSVGGIPNQPAVKPASPDAGVIADAVARENVLRVVKELRQQSRTIDNLVCERRIAIIGAMYDISTGGIEFLVEDGLGEVRI; this comes from the coding sequence ATGAGTAGTACGGTCTCTACCGTCCTGGCCGATGCGAAGGCAGGTCTTGTGGTGTTCGTTGTGGCGCTACCGCTCTGCCTGGGGATCGCCTTGGCTTCCGGTGCTCCATTAATGTCAGGATTGGTGGCCGGAATCGTCGGCGGGACTGTGGTGGGACTCCTCAGTGGATCCCATACCAGTGTGAGCGGCCCGGCTGCGGGACTGTCGGCGGTCGTGGCCTCGCAAATCCTCTCACTCGGTTCGTTCTCCGCCTTTCTGATGGCTCTGATCCTTGCCGGGATGATCCAAATTAGTCTCGGCGTCGCCAGAGGAGGGTTCATCTCTGAATTCTTCCCCTCCAGTGTCATCAAAGGGTTGTTGGCCGCGATCGGCGTGATCATCATCCTTAAACAGATTCCCCACCTCGTCGGGCATGACGCCGATCCGGAAGGAGACCTGTCCTTCTCCCAGCCGGATCTCGAAACGACGTTTTCCGAACTCTTCCGCATGTTCGGATATTTTCAGCTGGGGGCTGCCGTTGTTGGTCTGTTGTCCGTGGCACTGCTCCTCCTCTGGGACAATTGGAAGCCGTTGAAGACGTCTCTCTTTCCCGCTCCTGTCGCCGTGGTCTTATTCGGTATTGGGGGCGGATTGTGGTTCGAACATCTCGGCGAGCCATGGATCATCAAGCCAAGCCATCTGGTGCAGGTGCCGGTGGCGGGCAACCTTGCTGAGCTGTTCGGACTGCTTCCTCGACCAGACTTCTCGCAATGGATGAATCCGGCAGTCTATACCGCGGGGATGACGCTGGCTCTTGTGGCCTCTCTTGAAACCTTGCTGAATCTCAAGGCCGTTGACCGGATTGATCCACGCCAAGGCACATCACCGCCGAACCAAGAGCTGTGTGCGCAAGGCATCGGGAATGTGGTGTGCGGATTGATCGGCGGGCTCCCAATCACCTCCGTGATCATCCGGAGTTCGGTGAATGTGAATGCGGACGGCCAAACAAAGCTGGCTGCAATCATCCACGGCATCCTGCTTCTCGCCAGTGTTCCGCTCATTCCGACCTGGTTGAATACCATTCCTTTATCCTGCCTAGCGGCTATTTTGTTAGTGACCGGTATTAAACTGGCCAGCCCAGCTCTCATCAAGCAAATGTGGAGCGAGGGCCGATACCAGTTTATTCCGTTTGCGGCAACCGTGACTGCTATCGTGTTCACTGATCTTTTGATCGGCATCGTGATTGGGCTGATCGTGGCCATTGGGTTTATTCTTAATAGCAACATGCGTCGCCCAGTGCATCGGTTGGTCGAGAGGCATCTTGGTGGTGACGTCGTGCATATCGAACTGGCCAACCAGGTAAGTGTCCTGAATCGCGCCGCTCTTGCCAAAGCGTTGAATGATGTATCCAGGAATGGCCGTGTACTTCTTGATGCGCGAAGCACGGATTATATTGATCCGGATGTGCTGGACTTGATTCGAGACTTTAAAGATCAAGCCGGACCAGCCCACGGTGTCGAGGTGAGTCTCGTCGGGTTTCGGAGTGAGTATCACTTTGAGGACCAGATTCACTATGTGGATTACTCGACCCGTGAACTTCAACAGGCCATCACACCGCAGCAGGTCCTGCAGATTCTGAAGGACGGTCACGAGCGGGCCCGCACCGGTCGTCGCCTGACCCGAGACTATAGTCGCCAGGTTCAGGCCACGGCAGCGGCCCAACATCCGTTGGCCGTCGCACTCAGTTGCATCGATTCACGTACCCCTGTGGAATTGATCTTCGATCTCGGCATGGGCGACATTTTCAGTATCCGTGTGGCGGGCAACATCACAAGTCGAGAGGTGTTGGCGAGTGCAGAATACGGGTGTGCGGTGGCAGGGGCAAAACTCATGATCGTGATAGGGCATACCGGATGTGGGGCGGTCTCGGCCGCTGTGAAACTCATAGGCTCACACCTAACGGTTGCCAACGCGACAGGATGTCAGCATTTAGATGCTATTGTGAGCGAGATCCAGCGGTCTGTAGGAGGTATTCCCAATCAGCCGGCTGTGAAACCGGCTTCGCCTGATGCCGGAGTGATCGCAGATGCTGTTGCCAGAGAAAATGTTCTGCGCGTAGTCAAGGAACTACGCCAACAGAGTCGGACGATTGACAACTTGGTTTGCGAACGACGCATTGCCATTATCGGTGCGATGTATGACATTTCTACAGGAGGCATCGAGTTTTTAGTAGAAGATGGACTAGGCGAGGTGAGGATATAG